The Allorhodopirellula heiligendammensis genome includes a window with the following:
- the rsgA gene encoding ribosome small subunit-dependent GTPase A: MAKKKEGKSKGKLRAEFRKKHQGRVRTSDLTREFQQDVSSRLDDAAHGERLSGKGELTRRKTIAGADNAPRGSDGLQVEVRVNEAQLTHGRVLSVHGRQSKVQADDGRLYACAVRQVLKSLATDQRGVVVAGDRVWFRIEGREGDDGQSGRRADEVVTGDGMIERVEPRHGIICRTSRNKQHVIAANVDALLIIASAAEPGIKPTLIDRMLLTASQHDIEPVIVINKIDLIDPLRLQALVGVYASLGYRVLTTSANTGQNLEYLHAFLQNRQTALAGQSGVGKSSLLNSIEPGLALAVSTVSVENQKGRHTTTASKLIPLARGGAVFDTPGIRQFQLWDIEATEVAGLMPDLRPYVSGCRYPDCLHLHEDDCMVKDAVADGRIDARRYDAYCHLLEDDLLSE; the protein is encoded by the coding sequence TTGGCCAAGAAAAAAGAGGGCAAGTCGAAGGGAAAATTGCGGGCTGAGTTCCGCAAGAAGCATCAGGGTCGCGTCCGCACAAGCGACCTGACGCGTGAATTCCAACAGGACGTGTCATCACGCCTCGATGATGCCGCCCACGGTGAACGCCTCAGCGGCAAAGGCGAACTCACTCGCCGAAAAACGATCGCGGGTGCCGACAATGCACCGCGGGGCAGCGACGGACTCCAAGTTGAAGTCCGCGTCAACGAGGCCCAGCTAACCCATGGCCGCGTGCTCAGTGTTCATGGTCGCCAGAGCAAGGTGCAGGCCGACGATGGCCGGCTCTACGCCTGTGCGGTGCGCCAAGTCCTCAAATCACTCGCCACCGATCAACGAGGCGTCGTCGTCGCTGGTGACCGAGTTTGGTTTCGCATCGAAGGTCGCGAGGGGGACGATGGCCAATCCGGACGCCGCGCCGATGAAGTCGTCACCGGCGATGGGATGATCGAACGTGTCGAACCTCGACACGGTATCATCTGCCGCACCAGTCGCAATAAACAACACGTGATCGCCGCTAACGTCGACGCGCTCTTGATCATTGCCAGCGCCGCCGAACCCGGGATCAAACCCACGCTCATCGATCGCATGTTGCTGACCGCCTCGCAGCACGATATTGAGCCAGTCATCGTGATCAACAAAATCGATCTCATCGATCCGCTGCGGTTGCAGGCACTCGTCGGCGTGTACGCTTCGCTCGGCTATCGCGTCTTGACAACGTCCGCGAACACCGGCCAGAACCTCGAATACCTGCACGCGTTCTTGCAAAACCGACAGACGGCACTCGCCGGACAGAGCGGTGTGGGCAAGAGCAGCTTGCTCAATTCAATCGAACCTGGATTGGCACTCGCGGTCTCGACCGTCAGTGTGGAAAACCAAAAGGGGCGACATACCACCACCGCATCAAAACTTATCCCGCTCGCCCGCGGCGGCGCCGTCTTCGACACACCAGGCATCCGCCAGTTTCAATTATGGGATATCGAAGCGACCGAGGTGGCGGGATTGATGCCCGACCTCCGGCCCTACGTCAGCGGCTGCCGTTACCCTGATTGCCTACACCTACACGAAGACGACTGCATGGTGAAAGACGCCGTCGCCGACGGCCGCATTGATGCCCGCCGCTACGACGCCTATTGCCACCTGCTCGAAGACGATTTGTTATCTGAATAG
- the ispH gene encoding 4-hydroxy-3-methylbut-2-enyl diphosphate reductase, which translates to MKILLAAPRGFCAGVHMAIDSLDLTLKKFGPPVYVYHEIVHNQHVVTAFEGKGAVFVTTIDEVPRGSVLLFSAHGVSPAIREAARNRELFAIDATCPLVTKVHLEAIKYAKAGYTIILIGHEGHDEVLGTMGEAPEAIVLVEDEADVDALEFPAGTELAYLTQTTLSVDDANRVIRRLRERFPEIHSPPKDDICYATQNRQEAVRRLSDEADVVVVLGSQNSSNSQRLRELAAEKGQRAYLIDGPQDLDTDQFEHTDTVLITAGASAPETVVQATIDWLVSIYDATLEQREIRKEDVKFPLPKPLRAYAKELTVNP; encoded by the coding sequence ATGAAGATTCTCTTAGCCGCCCCGCGTGGATTCTGTGCAGGCGTACACATGGCGATTGACTCTCTTGATCTGACGCTGAAAAAGTTCGGACCTCCCGTCTACGTCTATCATGAAATCGTCCACAATCAACATGTGGTGACGGCGTTCGAGGGCAAAGGAGCTGTCTTTGTCACGACGATCGACGAGGTTCCTCGCGGCAGCGTGCTACTGTTCTCTGCCCACGGGGTGTCACCAGCGATTCGTGAGGCCGCCCGGAATCGCGAATTGTTCGCCATCGATGCGACGTGTCCCTTAGTGACGAAGGTTCATCTGGAGGCGATTAAGTATGCCAAAGCGGGTTATACGATTATTTTGATCGGTCACGAGGGCCACGATGAGGTCCTGGGCACGATGGGTGAGGCCCCCGAAGCGATCGTCTTGGTGGAGGATGAGGCCGATGTTGACGCGCTCGAGTTCCCCGCTGGTACCGAGCTTGCCTACCTGACTCAAACAACCTTGAGCGTCGATGATGCCAATCGTGTCATCCGCAGGCTCCGCGAGCGATTTCCTGAGATTCACAGCCCACCCAAGGACGACATCTGCTACGCCACCCAGAATCGTCAAGAAGCGGTGCGGCGACTCAGCGATGAGGCCGACGTGGTCGTCGTCCTCGGCAGCCAGAACAGTAGTAACAGCCAACGACTGCGAGAACTTGCTGCCGAGAAAGGCCAGCGAGCTTATCTCATCGACGGACCGCAGGATCTTGACACCGATCAGTTCGAACACACCGACACCGTGTTGATTACGGCGGGGGCAAGCGCCCCCGAGACAGTGGTCCAAGCCACCATCGACTGGCTGGTGTCAATTTACGATGCGACGCTCGAACAGCGCGAGATTCGCAAGGAAGATGTGAAATTCCCGCTTCCCAAGCCCCTGCGTGCCTACGCGAAAGAGTTGACGGTAAATCCCTAG
- a CDS encoding TrkH family potassium uptake protein, with product MGSFLLLITLGTLGLKFLPGLRTAEALSFTDSLFMTTSAVCVTGLSVSDLATEFSLGGQVFMLVLVQLGGLGMLAFTSLLIQVLGFRLSLGAESLTYEAQRGAPTVNVRHLTRDVVLYTFMIEVIGAIALMIAWGPRDGIDQAWWPSVFHAVSAFCNAGFSTHSDSLMGFQSSPMTIMIVSALIIAGGISFVTMEELWLSLRTRKRTRPHRLSLHSRLVLCVTAILLIVPWPMFAAFEWYGTLNEMSLVDKFFNSMFLSVTPRTAGFNTIDYAAASDSTNFLTILLMTVGGSPGSTAGGMKTTTFALVVLMAWSRIRGHETTLFANRSIPSDTIQRAIGLTVVAVSLMAIAVFALAITDEVAGQRGHFLTRMFEAVSAFNTVGLSMNLTPELSYCGRLVTIVLMFVGRVGPLMLASALVIGRGHRGHFRYAYEDVAIG from the coding sequence GTGGGCTCCTTTCTTCTCTTGATCACGCTCGGCACGTTGGGGCTCAAGTTTTTACCGGGGCTGCGTACCGCCGAGGCGCTCAGCTTCACCGATTCGCTGTTCATGACCACGAGTGCGGTGTGTGTCACGGGGTTGTCAGTTTCCGATCTGGCGACGGAGTTCAGTCTTGGCGGTCAAGTGTTCATGCTGGTGCTCGTTCAGCTGGGTGGGCTCGGGATGTTGGCGTTCACCAGTTTGCTGATTCAGGTACTCGGCTTTCGCTTGTCACTCGGGGCCGAATCGTTGACCTATGAAGCGCAACGGGGGGCACCCACCGTGAATGTACGACATCTGACGCGGGATGTTGTGTTGTACACGTTCATGATCGAGGTGATTGGGGCGATTGCGTTGATGATCGCTTGGGGACCGCGAGATGGGATCGATCAAGCGTGGTGGCCATCGGTGTTCCATGCGGTCAGTGCGTTCTGCAACGCTGGATTTTCAACGCACAGCGACTCACTGATGGGATTTCAATCTTCACCAATGACCATCATGATCGTCTCGGCGTTGATCATCGCGGGCGGAATTAGCTTCGTGACGATGGAGGAGTTGTGGTTGTCGCTGCGGACTCGTAAACGGACTCGGCCTCATCGATTGTCTTTGCATTCGCGATTGGTGCTGTGTGTGACAGCCATCCTCCTGATCGTGCCATGGCCAATGTTTGCTGCTTTTGAGTGGTATGGCACGCTCAATGAAATGTCGCTGGTCGATAAGTTTTTCAATTCGATGTTTTTGAGCGTGACGCCACGGACCGCTGGGTTCAACACGATCGATTATGCAGCTGCGTCGGATAGTACTAACTTTCTGACAATACTTCTAATGACCGTAGGTGGATCTCCTGGATCGACTGCGGGTGGTATGAAGACAACCACGTTCGCACTGGTCGTATTGATGGCTTGGTCGCGAATTCGCGGCCATGAAACGACGCTTTTCGCGAACCGTTCGATTCCTAGCGACACGATCCAACGAGCAATCGGGTTGACGGTGGTAGCGGTGTCGTTGATGGCAATTGCAGTCTTTGCGTTGGCCATCACGGACGAGGTCGCTGGTCAACGAGGGCATTTTTTGACGCGGATGTTTGAAGCCGTTAGCGCTTTCAATACGGTTGGGTTGTCGATGAACTTAACACCGGAGTTGTCGTACTGCGGGCGTCTGGTCACGATCGTGTTGATGTTTGTCGGTCGAGTGGGGCCGTTGATGTTGGCTTCGGCACTGGTGATCGGTCGGGGTCACCGAGGGCATTTTCGGTATGCTTATGAGGATGTCGCAATTGGCTAG
- a CDS encoding outer membrane protein assembly factor BamB family protein codes for MIAKRLPSKGTRMFKVSVPAVAAGLFLSTWIAAQSGVADDSSQAGNSASWPQWRGPSQQGVTDQPSLPTSWDEAAAKRVAIPGDGGSTPVIAGQTAYLTSGVDGKNTLIAIDINPDLAEPTIRWQVPLGEDRGNKHRKGSGSNPSAITDGKHVVAYFRSGDLACVNTDGKLVWQVNIQEKFGEDSLWWDLGSSPVKVGSMVVVAVMQTGPSYLAAFDIATGELKWKTDRLTDAPKEAAQSYSTPLEVEINGESAIATLGADHLTIHRSADGKELGRLGGFNPGGEEFFRSIASPVAEGNLIICPYSRGATLTAVDMQKVVAGEGQDAILWFRDDIGSDVPTPALRDGVVYMVSDVKHDKGTAYALSADTGETQWTVDLPRTRRSYSSSPLVAGNRMYVTSEDAITQVVEPLGADAKVIRTNEVADDEEYTVASLVPINGRLGLRTKNYFYLIGN; via the coding sequence ATGATTGCTAAACGTCTCCCATCCAAAGGCACGAGAATGTTCAAGGTATCGGTTCCAGCCGTGGCGGCAGGTTTATTTCTGAGCACGTGGATCGCCGCCCAGTCCGGTGTTGCCGACGATTCCTCCCAAGCTGGAAACTCAGCCTCGTGGCCACAATGGCGAGGCCCTTCGCAACAGGGTGTCACCGACCAGCCCAGCCTACCGACGTCCTGGGATGAGGCTGCGGCCAAACGTGTCGCGATTCCTGGAGACGGTGGCAGCACGCCCGTCATCGCTGGCCAGACCGCGTATCTGACCAGTGGCGTCGATGGCAAAAACACCCTGATCGCGATCGATATTAATCCCGATCTTGCCGAGCCCACCATTCGCTGGCAGGTGCCACTGGGCGAGGACCGCGGGAACAAGCACCGCAAGGGCAGCGGCAGCAATCCGTCGGCGATCACCGACGGCAAACATGTTGTCGCCTATTTCCGCAGTGGCGACTTGGCCTGCGTCAACACCGACGGCAAGCTCGTTTGGCAAGTCAACATTCAGGAAAAATTCGGCGAGGATTCCCTGTGGTGGGACTTGGGCTCGTCACCGGTCAAAGTCGGCTCGATGGTCGTGGTCGCCGTCATGCAAACCGGTCCGAGCTATTTGGCGGCCTTCGACATTGCCACCGGTGAACTGAAATGGAAAACCGATCGGCTCACCGATGCCCCCAAAGAAGCCGCCCAGAGCTATTCCACGCCGCTGGAAGTTGAGATCAACGGAGAATCGGCAATCGCCACGCTGGGGGCGGACCATTTAACGATCCACCGCTCCGCCGACGGCAAAGAGCTCGGCCGACTCGGCGGCTTCAACCCTGGTGGCGAAGAGTTCTTCCGCTCCATCGCCTCCCCCGTCGCTGAGGGCAATTTGATCATCTGCCCGTACTCTCGCGGAGCCACGCTGACGGCTGTCGATATGCAGAAAGTGGTCGCTGGCGAAGGCCAAGACGCGATTCTCTGGTTCCGCGACGATATCGGTAGCGATGTGCCGACACCGGCCTTGCGTGACGGGGTGGTCTACATGGTTTCCGACGTCAAGCATGACAAGGGAACTGCCTACGCCTTGTCCGCGGATACCGGTGAGACCCAGTGGACCGTTGATTTGCCGCGGACACGACGAAGCTACAGCAGCTCTCCGCTGGTCGCCGGTAATCGGATGTACGTGACGAGCGAAGACGCAATCACCCAGGTCGTCGAGCCCCTCGGTGCCGACGCCAAAGTCATTCGGACCAACGAAGTTGCCGACGACGAAGAATACACCGTAGCCAGCCTCGTGCCGATCAACGGACGACTGGGCCTAAGGACCAAGAACTATTTCTACCTGATCGGTAACTGA
- a CDS encoding M24 family metallopeptidase produces MIHQTMIHAARDMSPSAATSATLLAGLADRNPTLFRRIGLPLGDPSASIGLPSGNKIRIVRDLEMDRVQAVGADSGDDSVAIELGTVFCPADFAPAEGKLSADRETATAQAVTECLLREGITRVRCDRTLPMIYAYHVAAAGIELDYDDELGVVDRRVKTESEITSLRQAQHVTEQVMLQICRRIATASVDDDGHLIDEAYLLTSERIRAFASRLFMDRGFTMSHGAIVASAPHSADCHHAGTGPLSTGVPIIVDLFPRDESTRYNGDCTRTVVHGTVSDEIARMHAAVVASKAAGEAELVPGGSGDAVHRAVIRSLEAAGYESHRGELTDEPSIQHGTGHGIGLDVHEPILLDEGGGELLAGEVFTVEPGLYGRRTGGVRLEDMLVVTENGPENLNELPFDLDWT; encoded by the coding sequence ATGATTCACCAAACAATGATTCACGCGGCGCGGGACATGTCACCGAGCGCTGCAACATCGGCGACGCTCCTTGCCGGCTTGGCCGACCGAAATCCCACCCTATTCCGTCGCATTGGGTTGCCTCTGGGGGATCCCTCGGCGAGCATCGGGTTGCCCTCGGGCAACAAAATTCGCATTGTTCGCGACTTGGAAATGGACCGCGTGCAGGCGGTGGGGGCCGATTCGGGCGACGATAGTGTCGCGATTGAACTCGGCACGGTGTTCTGCCCAGCGGATTTCGCTCCGGCCGAAGGCAAACTCAGTGCTGATCGTGAGACTGCAACGGCCCAGGCGGTCACCGAGTGCTTGCTCCGAGAGGGCATCACCCGCGTACGCTGTGACCGCACCCTGCCAATGATCTATGCCTACCATGTGGCCGCTGCTGGGATTGAATTGGACTACGACGACGAGCTCGGGGTGGTCGATCGACGGGTGAAAACGGAATCAGAAATCACCTCGCTGCGGCAGGCTCAGCATGTGACTGAACAGGTCATGTTGCAGATTTGTCGCCGAATTGCGACGGCGTCGGTCGATGACGACGGGCATTTGATCGATGAGGCGTACCTGTTAACGAGTGAGCGGATCCGCGCTTTCGCGTCGCGACTCTTCATGGATCGTGGATTCACGATGAGTCATGGTGCCATTGTCGCGTCGGCTCCCCATTCCGCTGATTGCCATCATGCGGGCACGGGACCGCTGTCGACGGGCGTACCGATCATCGTCGATTTGTTTCCACGCGATGAGTCGACGCGTTACAACGGGGACTGTACCCGGACGGTCGTGCACGGCACCGTGAGCGATGAAATTGCCCGCATGCACGCTGCTGTGGTCGCATCCAAGGCTGCTGGGGAGGCCGAGTTAGTCCCTGGTGGAAGCGGGGACGCTGTGCACCGCGCAGTGATTCGCTCGCTCGAGGCGGCTGGATACGAATCGCATCGCGGCGAGTTGACCGACGAGCCATCGATCCAGCATGGCACGGGGCACGGTATTGGATTGGATGTGCACGAGCCGATTCTACTCGATGAGGGCGGCGGCGAACTGCTCGCTGGAGAAGTTTTCACGGTCGAGCCAGGGCTCTACGGCCGTCGCACGGGCGGAGTGCGGCTCGAGGACATGCTCGTCGTCACTGAGAATGGTCCCGAAAATCTCAATGAACTGCCGTTTGATCTGGATTGGACTTAA
- a CDS encoding potassium channel family protein, which produces MKRYVVIGLGNFGASVAEALSANGAEVIAVDMDGDAVDRNAVFVAKAAVGNGTDLATLERLGVRGVDGAVISTGDDITASILTSMALRDLRVSQVYVKVNSRDHARVMERIGVTEIVFPERESAISLGKRMCGKAVLNHVRLATGFSIQEMAVPEIWQGFSLRELKLRQKYEITVVALHDILRDTIAATPDPDTQLKDSDTLMVAGSDEMLARVAALR; this is translated from the coding sequence TTGAAACGGTACGTTGTCATCGGGCTGGGAAATTTTGGAGCGAGTGTTGCCGAGGCGCTCTCGGCCAACGGGGCGGAGGTGATCGCAGTTGATATGGACGGCGATGCAGTCGACAGGAACGCGGTATTCGTTGCGAAAGCTGCCGTGGGAAATGGCACCGACCTCGCCACGCTCGAGCGTCTTGGCGTTCGCGGGGTCGATGGGGCCGTGATCTCTACCGGTGACGATATTACCGCGAGTATTTTGACGTCGATGGCATTGCGTGATCTGCGTGTCAGCCAGGTGTACGTCAAAGTCAATTCTCGCGATCATGCGCGAGTCATGGAACGGATCGGTGTGACCGAGATTGTCTTTCCGGAACGTGAATCCGCAATTAGTTTGGGAAAGCGAATGTGCGGTAAAGCGGTGCTCAATCATGTTCGCTTGGCGACAGGATTTAGCATTCAAGAGATGGCGGTACCCGAAATATGGCAAGGATTTTCCTTGCGAGAATTGAAGTTGCGGCAGAAATACGAAATCACGGTGGTGGCGCTCCACGACATTCTGCGCGATACGATTGCAGCCACCCCAGACCCCGACACTCAGTTAAAAGACAGCGATACGCTGATGGTAGCGGGTAGCGATGAAATGCTCGCCCGCGTGGCCGCATTGCGGTAG
- the ftsH gene encoding ATP-dependent zinc metalloprotease FtsH has product MAKDSPSPSKEPTEQDGGRRSGNPVMIALVIAALAALLFLNRGEERDSITAKFFQDQLAKKNVQSVQIGDLEVTGEFKLAPEKPFPEGKNIDEDTKPEKYDKKFVFTRPAGSEYAINLAKELEAKGADVESYEFKKPDSTAAIMQVLLMLILPLGILFLIFTMIRRSRNEMMGGGGFLSGFSKSPAKRFEATDKVITFDDVAGLQGVKADLQEIVEYLKTPDKFSRLGGQVPKGVLLNGPPGTGKTLLARAVAGEAEVPFYSVNGSEFIQMFVGVGASRVRDLFKTAKEHSPSIIFIDEIDAVGRQRGAGLGGGHDEREQTLNQILGEMDGFSGTHAVIVIAATNRPDVLDPALLRPGRFDRHVTVGRPTMKGREEIFKVHVRDVPLAEDVDLRRLAAGTVGLTGADIRNMVNEAALWAARQDKKVVEMTDFDFARDKILMGAKREEVLQEDEKEKTAYHEAGHTLTAWHLEGSHIVHKVTIIPRGRALGVTQYVPNEDRLSMSKKELLHQLIVLLGGRAAEKIIYSETCVGAENDLERATSIARRMVTHWGMSPKIGPVSYKTSDEDPFLGREIHQQRQFSEHTQELIDEEVARLLLEADQKAEQLLREHRGELETITRGLLEREELNEAELTELIGPSIHKRKGDREGKVEQIMAPEGAAERSSGATVPHEE; this is encoded by the coding sequence ATGGCCAAGGACTCCCCGTCCCCCTCGAAAGAACCGACAGAGCAAGACGGTGGTCGCCGGAGCGGCAATCCGGTCATGATTGCGCTGGTGATTGCTGCCCTGGCAGCACTCCTGTTCCTCAACCGCGGGGAAGAACGAGACAGTATCACGGCGAAATTTTTCCAGGACCAACTCGCTAAAAAGAACGTGCAATCCGTCCAAATTGGCGACCTGGAAGTCACCGGCGAATTCAAATTGGCCCCGGAAAAGCCGTTTCCCGAAGGCAAGAATATCGACGAGGATACCAAACCGGAAAAGTACGACAAAAAGTTTGTGTTCACCCGTCCGGCGGGTTCGGAATACGCTATCAATCTGGCGAAAGAACTAGAGGCCAAAGGGGCCGACGTCGAAAGCTATGAGTTCAAGAAGCCGGATTCGACTGCTGCGATCATGCAGGTCCTGCTGATGCTGATCTTGCCGCTGGGCATCCTGTTTCTAATCTTCACGATGATCCGCCGCAGTCGCAACGAAATGATGGGCGGTGGCGGGTTTCTCTCAGGGTTCAGCAAAAGCCCCGCGAAACGATTCGAAGCCACCGATAAAGTCATCACCTTTGACGATGTCGCTGGCCTGCAGGGCGTCAAAGCCGACTTGCAGGAAATCGTCGAGTACCTCAAAACCCCCGACAAGTTCTCCCGATTGGGCGGCCAAGTTCCCAAGGGCGTGCTCCTCAATGGCCCCCCCGGGACGGGAAAAACACTGCTCGCCCGAGCGGTCGCTGGTGAGGCCGAAGTGCCCTTCTACAGCGTCAACGGCAGCGAATTCATTCAAATGTTCGTCGGTGTCGGTGCCAGCCGGGTACGCGATCTGTTTAAAACGGCCAAAGAGCATTCGCCGTCGATCATCTTCATTGACGAAATCGATGCGGTCGGTCGCCAACGCGGTGCCGGACTGGGGGGCGGGCATGACGAACGCGAGCAAACCCTCAATCAAATCCTCGGCGAGATGGATGGCTTCAGCGGCACCCACGCCGTCATCGTCATCGCAGCGACGAACCGGCCCGACGTGCTCGACCCCGCCCTGCTGCGCCCAGGCCGCTTCGACCGGCATGTCACCGTCGGCCGGCCCACGATGAAGGGCCGTGAGGAAATCTTCAAGGTCCACGTGCGAGATGTACCGCTCGCCGAAGACGTGGACCTCCGCCGGCTCGCCGCCGGCACCGTTGGCTTGACCGGTGCCGATATCCGTAACATGGTCAACGAAGCCGCACTCTGGGCGGCCCGGCAAGACAAGAAGGTCGTCGAGATGACAGACTTCGATTTTGCCCGCGACAAAATCCTGATGGGTGCCAAACGCGAGGAGGTTCTTCAGGAAGACGAGAAAGAAAAAACCGCCTACCACGAAGCCGGACACACGCTCACCGCGTGGCACCTCGAGGGTTCGCACATCGTCCACAAGGTCACCATCATCCCCCGCGGTCGCGCCCTCGGCGTGACCCAGTATGTGCCGAATGAAGACCGGCTCAGTATGAGCAAGAAGGAGCTGCTGCATCAGCTGATCGTCCTGCTGGGCGGGCGAGCCGCTGAAAAAATCATCTACAGCGAAACCTGTGTCGGCGCAGAAAATGACTTGGAACGGGCCACCAGTATCGCGCGGCGGATGGTCACCCACTGGGGTATGAGCCCCAAAATCGGTCCGGTCAGCTACAAAACCAGCGATGAGGATCCATTCCTCGGCCGTGAAATTCATCAGCAACGCCAGTTCAGCGAGCACACCCAAGAACTGATCGATGAGGAAGTCGCCCGATTGCTGCTCGAAGCAGATCAAAAGGCCGAACAGTTGCTTCGCGAACACCGCGGTGAACTGGAAACAATCACCCGCGGATTGCTCGAACGTGAGGAACTCAACGAAGCGGAGCTCACCGAACTGATCGGCCCATCGATTCACAAACGCAAAGGTGACCGCGAGGGCAAAGTCGAGCAAATCATGGCGCCCGAAGGCGCCGCCGAACGCAGCTCGGGTGCCACCGTTCCCCACGAAGAATGA
- a CDS encoding leucyl aminopeptidase has protein sequence MAAPLPLPNPTITALSELPATPGVLAIFVSQSETGSNGTPGSATVDSRVRAGLGDHLCETIDRLIETGEIEGKCGELLCIATSAESTPLLLVAGLGKPADVSRGSTFDAAAAVIRRLADKPRSQITFLIGETIASENHDAVVAGAVNACEGQHLYQSQPATHVPSAISFVGISQAAALAGEKLGASINLTRRLVNEPPTIMNPAEFADRAAAMAATEGLQCEIWDEQRLEAEGCRAILAVGRASTSPPRLVILRHDGGGSEPPLAIVGKGVTFDSGGLSIKPSEGMVDMKCDMAGAATVVGVMQAIARLGIRRNVIGLCGLAENMISGDAYKLGDVIETRSGKTIEIRNTDAEGRVVLADTLDVAVEQAPSAIVDLATLTGACMVALGNEVAGLMTNNPGLCEQVTTAAGQEDEPVWQLPMFSLYDEKVKSKIADIKNVGEGRWGGAITAAKFLEPFVQDTPWLHIDIAGPAFADTPKPSRDAGATGVMVRTLVRWIGNSVED, from the coding sequence ATGGCTGCCCCCCTCCCACTGCCCAACCCGACGATCACCGCCTTGAGCGAACTGCCCGCCACGCCCGGGGTGCTGGCGATTTTTGTCTCACAAAGCGAAACGGGTAGTAACGGTACACCTGGGAGTGCCACCGTCGACTCCCGCGTTCGTGCTGGGCTGGGCGACCACCTGTGCGAAACCATCGATCGATTGATCGAGACAGGCGAAATCGAGGGAAAATGCGGGGAACTTCTGTGCATCGCCACCTCGGCCGAATCCACCCCACTGCTCCTCGTAGCAGGTCTGGGCAAACCCGCTGACGTCTCTCGCGGCAGCACCTTCGACGCCGCCGCCGCTGTCATTCGGCGGCTCGCCGATAAACCTCGGTCGCAGATCACATTTCTCATCGGCGAGACCATCGCCAGCGAGAATCATGACGCTGTCGTAGCGGGCGCGGTAAACGCCTGCGAGGGACAACATCTCTACCAAAGCCAACCGGCCACGCACGTCCCGTCGGCGATCAGCTTTGTCGGCATCTCACAGGCCGCCGCCCTGGCGGGTGAAAAACTGGGGGCGTCGATCAACCTGACACGTCGGTTGGTCAACGAACCTCCGACCATCATGAACCCCGCCGAGTTTGCCGACCGAGCCGCTGCGATGGCCGCAACCGAGGGGCTGCAGTGCGAGATCTGGGATGAACAGCGACTGGAAGCCGAAGGCTGTCGGGCGATTTTGGCCGTGGGACGTGCTTCGACGAGCCCACCCCGACTGGTGATCTTGAGACACGATGGCGGCGGGAGCGAACCGCCACTGGCCATCGTCGGCAAGGGCGTCACGTTCGATTCCGGGGGGCTGTCAATCAAGCCCAGCGAAGGGATGGTGGACATGAAATGTGACATGGCGGGCGCCGCGACAGTGGTCGGTGTGATGCAGGCGATCGCACGTCTGGGCATTCGCCGGAATGTCATTGGATTATGTGGGCTGGCCGAAAACATGATCAGCGGCGACGCCTACAAACTCGGCGACGTGATCGAAACACGCTCCGGAAAAACGATTGAGATTCGCAACACCGACGCGGAGGGCCGCGTCGTTCTCGCCGACACCCTCGACGTGGCTGTCGAGCAGGCGCCCTCGGCCATCGTCGATCTGGCGACCCTCACTGGCGCGTGCATGGTTGCCTTGGGCAACGAGGTGGCGGGGCTGATGACGAACAATCCTGGTCTCTGCGAGCAGGTCACCACTGCCGCCGGCCAAGAAGACGAGCCTGTTTGGCAGCTGCCCATGTTTTCTCTCTACGATGAGAAAGTCAAAAGCAAAATTGCCGATATCAAGAACGTGGGCGAGGGCCGCTGGGGAGGCGCGATCACCGCCGCCAAATTCCTGGAACCCTTCGTCCAGGACACACCATGGCTGCACATCGATATCGCTGGGCCCGCATTTGCGGATACCCCCAAACCGAGCCGCGATGCGGGGGCTACCGGCGTGATGGTCCGAACGCTCGTACGCTGGATCGGTAACTCGGTCGAGGACTGA